Proteins encoded in a region of the Burkholderia ubonensis subsp. mesacidophila genome:
- the glmS gene encoding glutamine--fructose-6-phosphate transaminase (isomerizing), which produces MCGIVGAVAQRNIVPILIEGLRRLEYRGYDSCGVATVVDGTARRERSVSRVADLEAHVVSAGLAGSTGIAHTRWATHGAPATCNAHPIFSRDEIALVHNGIIENHESLRSQLSGEHYEFDGQTDTEVVAHLIHSKYRGDLLAAVRDATSQLHGAYAIAVFSKSEPQRLVGARVGSPLVVGLKDGECFVASDALALAGITDRFIFLEEGDIVELTAGHARIFDRNGVQVERPVQTVTSGDGVVELGPYRHFMQKEIFEQPYAVAATIPDAGLFDPAVFGPDARRIFEQIDNVLILACGTSHYSGLTARRWLETIARLPAQVEIASEYRYSDALALPNTLVVVVSQSGETADTLAALKYAQSLGHPDTLAICNVPTSAMMRQTSLRFLTRAGPEIGVASTKAFTTQLVALFILSVTLGRLRGCVDDAQLARYATQLRRLPDALADVLALEPQIERWAEEFARHENALFLGRGLHYPIALEGALKLKEISYIHAEAYPAGELKHGPLALVTHTMPVATIAPNDTLLEKLKSNMQEVRARGGQLYVFADADTRIDNGDGVSVLRMPDYYGLLSPILHAVPLQLLAYHAACVRGADIDKPRNLAKSVTVE; this is translated from the coding sequence ATGTGTGGGATCGTCGGCGCGGTCGCGCAACGGAACATCGTTCCGATTCTGATCGAAGGCTTACGCCGCCTCGAATACCGGGGCTACGACTCGTGCGGCGTCGCGACCGTCGTCGACGGCACGGCGCGACGCGAACGCAGCGTGTCGCGCGTCGCGGATCTCGAAGCACACGTCGTGAGCGCCGGGCTTGCCGGCAGCACGGGCATCGCGCACACGCGCTGGGCGACGCATGGCGCGCCGGCGACCTGCAACGCGCACCCGATCTTCTCGCGCGACGAGATCGCGCTCGTGCACAACGGCATCATCGAGAATCACGAATCGTTGCGCTCGCAACTGTCAGGCGAGCATTACGAATTCGACGGCCAGACCGACACCGAGGTCGTCGCGCACCTGATCCACAGCAAATACCGCGGCGACCTGCTCGCGGCCGTGCGCGACGCGACCTCGCAGCTGCACGGCGCGTATGCGATCGCGGTGTTCAGCAAGTCCGAGCCGCAGCGGCTCGTCGGCGCGCGAGTCGGCTCGCCGCTCGTGGTCGGGCTTAAGGACGGCGAGTGCTTCGTCGCGTCGGACGCGCTCGCGCTCGCCGGCATCACCGACCGCTTCATCTTCCTCGAGGAAGGCGACATCGTCGAGTTGACGGCCGGCCACGCACGGATCTTCGATCGCAACGGCGTGCAGGTCGAGCGCCCGGTGCAGACGGTGACGTCGGGCGACGGCGTGGTCGAGCTCGGCCCGTATCGTCACTTCATGCAGAAGGAGATCTTCGAGCAGCCGTACGCGGTCGCGGCGACGATTCCCGATGCGGGCCTGTTCGATCCGGCGGTGTTCGGGCCGGACGCGCGGCGCATCTTCGAGCAGATCGACAACGTGCTGATCCTCGCGTGCGGCACGAGCCATTATTCGGGGCTCACCGCGCGGCGCTGGCTGGAGACGATCGCGCGACTGCCCGCGCAGGTCGAGATCGCAAGCGAATACCGCTACAGCGACGCGCTCGCGCTGCCGAACACGCTGGTGGTCGTCGTGTCGCAATCGGGCGAGACGGCCGACACGCTCGCGGCGCTCAAGTACGCGCAGTCGCTCGGGCATCCGGACACGCTCGCGATCTGCAACGTGCCGACCAGCGCGATGATGCGGCAGACCAGCCTGCGCTTCCTCACGCGCGCGGGCCCGGAGATCGGCGTCGCGTCGACGAAGGCGTTCACGACGCAGCTCGTCGCGCTGTTCATCCTGTCGGTCACGCTCGGGCGGCTGCGCGGCTGCGTCGACGACGCGCAGCTCGCGCGCTATGCGACGCAGCTGCGGCGCTTGCCCGACGCGCTCGCCGACGTGCTCGCGCTCGAGCCGCAGATCGAACGCTGGGCGGAGGAATTCGCGCGCCACGAGAACGCGCTGTTCCTCGGGCGCGGGCTGCATTATCCGATCGCGCTCGAAGGCGCGCTGAAGCTGAAGGAGATCTCGTACATCCATGCCGAGGCGTATCCGGCGGGCGAGCTGAAGCATGGGCCGCTCGCGCTCGTCACGCACACGATGCCGGTCGCGACGATCGCGCCGAACGACACGCTGCTCGAGAAGCTGAAATCGAACATGCAGGAGGTGAGGGCGCGCGGCGGGCAGCTGTACGTGTTCGCGGATGCCGATACGCGGATCGACAACGGCGACGGCGTGTCGGTGCTGAGGATGCCGGACTACTACGGGCTGCTGTCGCCGATCCTGCACGCCGTGCCGCTGCAGCTGCTCGCGTATCACGCGGCGTGCGTGCGCGGCGCGGATATCGACAAGCCGAGGAATCTCGCGAAGTCGGTGACGGTGGAATGA
- a CDS encoding DUF7079 family protein, with product MTTALDLRERHACWVVMSDLFVDNEVDYAYIAASLRKRCPNLSRAALEAAFFDEVAPVLGSNLLTPVPPVWLAFVDEDVIREISAWLDQQRTSAFSRFEARCRRAICRRRFIFRSIWRQLDRELTALRAT from the coding sequence ATGACAACCGCACTCGACCTCCGCGAACGGCACGCCTGCTGGGTCGTGATGTCCGACCTGTTCGTCGACAACGAAGTCGATTACGCGTATATCGCCGCGTCGCTGCGCAAGCGCTGCCCGAACCTGTCGCGCGCCGCGCTGGAAGCGGCGTTCTTCGACGAAGTCGCGCCGGTGCTGGGCAGCAACCTGCTGACGCCCGTTCCGCCCGTGTGGCTCGCGTTCGTCGACGAAGACGTGATCCGCGAGATCTCCGCCTGGCTCGACCAGCAGCGGACGTCCGCATTCAGCCGCTTCGAGGCCCGCTGCCGACGCGCGATCTGCCGCCGCCGATTCATCTTCCGCAGCATCTGGCGTCAACTCGATCGCGAGCTGACGGCGTTGCGCGCAACGTAA
- a CDS encoding sigma-70 family RNA polymerase sigma factor, whose translation MTPERDPAAAAETADATDAAASFDPLRRLLVRVAYRMLGSVADAEDIVQEAFIRWMDVDRSEVRVPEAFLRRMVMRLCLDQLKSARHQRETYVGPWLPEPVVEEDEQEDVTLPLMLALERLSPLERAAFLLHDVFGLEFDEVAATIRREPAACRQLAARARTHVREARPRFHVEKQRGVEIAEAFFAASRSGDMRALGALLAEDVSLHADGGGKRSAAGQPVFGFERVMKVHEYLAELFRKNASTLVRAGFINGLPGFVTLEADGELQTTALEIEDGKVAAIYVVRNPDKLRHLH comes from the coding sequence ATGACGCCGGAGCGCGATCCCGCCGCCGCAGCAGAAACAGCAGACGCAACGGACGCAGCGGCGAGCTTCGACCCGCTGCGCCGCCTGCTCGTGCGCGTCGCCTACCGGATGCTCGGCTCGGTCGCCGATGCCGAGGACATCGTGCAGGAGGCGTTCATCCGCTGGATGGACGTCGACCGCAGCGAGGTGCGCGTGCCCGAGGCGTTCCTGCGCCGGATGGTGATGCGGCTGTGCCTCGACCAGCTGAAGTCCGCGCGGCACCAGCGCGAGACCTACGTCGGCCCGTGGCTACCCGAGCCGGTGGTCGAAGAGGACGAGCAGGAGGACGTCACGCTGCCGCTGATGCTCGCGCTCGAGCGCCTGTCGCCGCTGGAGCGCGCGGCGTTCCTGCTGCACGACGTGTTCGGCCTCGAGTTCGACGAAGTGGCCGCGACCATCCGGCGCGAGCCGGCTGCGTGCCGGCAGCTCGCCGCGCGGGCGCGCACCCATGTGCGCGAAGCGCGGCCGCGCTTTCACGTGGAGAAGCAGCGCGGCGTCGAGATCGCCGAGGCGTTCTTCGCCGCGTCGCGCAGCGGCGACATGCGCGCGCTCGGCGCGCTGCTCGCCGAGGACGTGAGCCTGCATGCGGACGGCGGCGGCAAGCGGTCGGCGGCCGGCCAGCCGGTGTTCGGCTTCGAGCGCGTGATGAAGGTCCATGAATATCTCGCGGAGCTGTTCCGCAAGAACGCGTCGACGCTCGTGCGCGCGGGCTTCATCAACGGGCTGCCGGGCTTCGTCACGCTGGAGGCCGACGGCGAGCTGCAGACCACCGCGCTCGAGATCGAGGACGGCAAGGTCGCGGCGATCTACGTGGTCCGCAACCCGGACAAGCTGCGGCATCTGCATTGA
- a CDS encoding carboxymuconolactone decarboxylase family protein: MTAKLDPFAAAPSLMKHWMSTSIAAAASLEPTLIELVKVRASQINACANCINMHTAEARANGETEQRVYLLSAWREAPCYTERERAALGWTDALTRLSEGHTHEHAYATLNDHFTQEEQVKLTLMINVINGWNRLAVGFGMWVDPSAANAAQAAA, from the coding sequence ATGACTGCCAAACTCGACCCGTTCGCCGCCGCCCCGTCGCTGATGAAGCACTGGATGAGCACGTCGATCGCCGCTGCAGCGAGCCTCGAGCCGACGCTGATCGAGCTGGTCAAGGTCCGCGCATCGCAGATCAACGCGTGCGCGAACTGCATTAACATGCATACCGCCGAAGCGCGCGCGAACGGCGAGACCGAGCAACGTGTGTACCTGCTGTCCGCGTGGCGCGAAGCGCCCTGCTACACCGAGCGCGAACGCGCGGCGCTCGGCTGGACCGATGCGCTCACGCGGCTCTCCGAAGGCCACACGCACGAGCACGCGTACGCGACGCTGAACGACCACTTTACGCAGGAGGAACAGGTGAAGCTCACGCTGATGATCAACGTGATCAACGGCTGGAACCGGCTCGCCGTCGGCTTCGGCATGTGGGTCGACCCGTCTGCCGCGAACGCGGCGCAGGCCGCGGCATGA
- the egtB gene encoding ergothioneine biosynthesis protein EgtB, which produces MSLLASQLQRRYRGVRAHSIELTATLSAEDQAVQSMPDASPAKWHLAHTTWFFETVVLSRRVAGYAPFDDAYRFLFNSYYESLGPRHPRPQRGLLTRPSLDEVRAYRHYVDEAMLKAIELADVAMLEAIAPEIELGLQHEQQHQELIVTDMLHAFSCNPLRPAFRPRDGASDVDPHAAAGALRWLRQPGGLVEIGHDGNGFSFDNERPRHTALVQPYEIADRLVTNAEFAAFVADGGYARPEFWLSDGWATVQRDGWRAPAYWLDDDAEAAPHDVPHRASRAFGLHGVEPLAPAAPVCHLSFYEAAAYAEWAGARLPTEFEWEAAYGADGVRQMTGHVWQWTRSSYDPYPGFRPLAGIAAEYNGKFMVGQLVLRGSSIATPPGHARPTYRNFFPPAARWQFTGVRLARDV; this is translated from the coding sequence ATGAGCCTCCTTGCATCCCAGCTTCAGCGCCGCTACCGCGGCGTTCGTGCGCACAGCATCGAACTGACCGCGACGCTGTCCGCCGAAGACCAGGCCGTGCAGTCGATGCCCGACGCGAGCCCGGCCAAGTGGCATCTCGCACACACGACGTGGTTCTTCGAGACGGTCGTGCTGTCGCGCCGCGTCGCGGGATATGCGCCGTTCGACGACGCGTACCGTTTTCTCTTCAATTCCTACTACGAATCACTCGGCCCACGCCATCCGCGGCCGCAACGCGGGCTGCTGACGCGTCCGTCGCTCGACGAGGTGCGCGCGTATCGTCATTACGTCGACGAAGCGATGCTGAAGGCGATCGAGCTCGCGGATGTGGCGATGCTGGAAGCGATCGCGCCGGAGATCGAGCTCGGGCTGCAGCACGAGCAGCAGCACCAGGAGCTGATCGTCACGGACATGCTGCATGCGTTCTCGTGCAATCCGCTGCGGCCGGCGTTCCGGCCGCGCGACGGCGCGAGCGACGTCGATCCGCACGCAGCGGCCGGCGCGCTGCGGTGGCTGCGCCAGCCGGGCGGGCTCGTCGAGATCGGCCACGACGGCAACGGTTTTTCGTTCGACAACGAACGGCCGCGTCACACTGCGCTCGTGCAGCCGTACGAGATCGCGGATCGCCTCGTGACCAATGCGGAGTTCGCCGCGTTCGTCGCCGACGGCGGTTACGCGCGCCCCGAGTTCTGGCTGTCGGACGGCTGGGCGACGGTCCAGCGCGACGGCTGGCGCGCGCCCGCGTATTGGCTCGACGACGACGCCGAAGCGGCGCCGCACGATGTGCCGCACCGCGCATCGCGCGCGTTCGGACTGCACGGCGTCGAGCCGCTCGCGCCCGCCGCGCCGGTGTGCCACCTGAGCTTCTATGAAGCGGCCGCGTATGCGGAGTGGGCGGGCGCGCGGCTGCCGACCGAATTCGAATGGGAAGCCGCATACGGCGCGGATGGCGTGCGGCAGATGACGGGACACGTGTGGCAATGGACGCGCTCGTCCTACGACCCGTATCCGGGTTTCCGGCCGCTCGCGGGCATCGCGGCCGAATACAACGGCAAGTTCATGGTCGGCCAGCTGGTCCTGCGCGGCAGCAGCATCGCGACGCCGCCGGGCCACGCGCGGCCGACGTACCGCAACTTCTTTCCGCCGGCCGCGCGCTGGCAGTTCACGGGAGTCCGACTTGCGCGAGACGTCTGA
- the egtD gene encoding L-histidine N(alpha)-methyltransferase, with product MRETSDLAATSGGLQSARDPRPVAFERDLIDGLSRRPRSIPPKYFYDAAGSVLFDRICALPEYYPTRTELGILRAHATEIVRRVGPHADIVEFGAGSLAKIRILLDAFSAERAPARYVPVDISADYLHEAAARLRAAYPWLDVAPIAADYTKAEQLVALAASSRRRIGFFPGSTIGNFSPDEADAFLRDAARLLRGGALLVGADLVKDEATLHRAYNDAQGVTAEFNLNLLARANAELGADFDLDGFTHHAFYDPQRQRIEMHLVSGRAQTVRVCGRTFRFDAGERIHTENSYKFTIDGFHAIARRAGFEPDAVWTDDARLFSVHWLRSPGDIRA from the coding sequence TTGCGCGAGACGTCTGACCTGGCGGCCACGAGCGGTGGCCTGCAATCCGCCCGCGATCCGCGGCCCGTCGCATTCGAGCGCGACCTGATCGACGGGCTGTCGCGCCGGCCGCGCAGCATCCCGCCGAAGTACTTCTACGACGCGGCCGGCTCCGTGCTGTTCGACCGCATCTGCGCGCTGCCGGAGTACTACCCGACGCGCACCGAGCTCGGCATCCTGCGCGCGCACGCGACGGAGATCGTGCGGCGCGTCGGCCCGCATGCGGACATCGTCGAGTTCGGCGCGGGCTCGCTCGCGAAGATCCGCATCCTGCTCGATGCGTTTTCCGCGGAACGCGCGCCCGCGCGCTACGTGCCGGTCGACATTTCCGCGGACTACCTGCACGAGGCGGCCGCGCGCCTGCGCGCCGCGTATCCGTGGCTCGACGTCGCGCCGATCGCCGCCGACTACACGAAGGCCGAGCAGCTCGTCGCGCTGGCGGCCTCGTCGCGCCGCCGCATCGGCTTCTTTCCCGGCTCGACGATCGGCAATTTCTCGCCGGACGAAGCCGACGCGTTCCTGCGCGACGCGGCGCGGCTGCTGCGCGGCGGCGCCTTGCTGGTCGGCGCCGATCTCGTGAAGGACGAAGCCACGCTGCATCGCGCGTACAACGACGCGCAGGGCGTGACCGCGGAGTTCAACCTGAACCTGCTCGCGCGCGCGAACGCCGAGCTCGGCGCGGATTTCGATCTCGACGGCTTCACGCATCACGCGTTCTACGATCCGCAACGGCAGCGCATCGAAATGCATCTCGTCAGCGGGCGCGCGCAGACCGTGCGCGTATGCGGCCGCACGTTCCGCTTCGACGCCGGCGAGCGGATCCATACGGAGAACTCGTACAAGTTCACCATCGACGGTTTTCACGCGATCGCGCGGCGCGCGGGCTTCGAGCCCGATGCGGTGTGGACCGACGACGCGCGCCTGTTCAGCGTGCACTGGCTGCGCAGCCCGGGCGACATTCGCGCGTGA
- a CDS encoding MFS transporter, with the protein MESPTTVSSRPAIPRTVWALGYVSLLMDLSSELVHALLPVYLVTTMGMSVVALGVLEGVAESTALIVRIFSGAISDWLGRRKALLLAGYGLAALTKPLFPLAHGPGLVIAARLVDRFGKGIRGAPRDALVADVAPPAIRGACYGLRQSMDTVGAVGGPLLAIALMFAFADHIRTVLWFASIPAFATLAVLLLGVREPDTAQAGRASPFRSPLDRRALRAFSRRYWFIVAIGATFTLARFSEAFLVLRAQQTGMDIAWVPSVMVVMSLAYTLSAYPVGVMSDRLDRRALLAIGMALLIGADLLLGARADAATVLTGVAVWGLHMGFTQGILAAMVADTAPAEWRGTAFGLFNLASGVAMLLASAIAGWIWQRFGAPAMFFTGAAIVVAPLAMCAFAPGRPER; encoded by the coding sequence ATGGAATCGCCCACCACCGTCTCGTCCCGACCCGCGATCCCCCGCACCGTGTGGGCGCTGGGGTACGTCAGCCTGCTGATGGACCTGTCGTCGGAGCTCGTGCATGCGCTGCTGCCGGTGTACCTCGTGACGACGATGGGCATGAGCGTCGTCGCGCTCGGCGTGCTCGAAGGCGTGGCCGAATCGACCGCGCTGATCGTGCGGATCTTCTCGGGCGCGATCAGCGACTGGCTCGGCCGCCGCAAGGCGCTGCTGCTCGCCGGCTACGGGCTCGCCGCGCTGACGAAGCCGCTGTTCCCGCTCGCGCACGGGCCGGGCCTCGTGATCGCCGCGCGCCTCGTCGACCGCTTCGGCAAGGGCATCCGCGGCGCGCCGCGCGATGCGCTCGTCGCCGACGTCGCCCCGCCCGCGATACGCGGCGCGTGCTACGGGCTGCGGCAATCGATGGACACCGTCGGCGCGGTCGGCGGCCCGCTGCTCGCGATCGCGCTGATGTTCGCGTTCGCGGATCACATTCGCACGGTGCTGTGGTTTGCGTCGATCCCCGCGTTCGCGACGCTCGCCGTGCTGCTGCTCGGCGTGCGCGAGCCCGACACCGCGCAGGCGGGCCGCGCCAGCCCGTTCCGCTCGCCGCTCGACCGGCGCGCGCTGCGCGCGTTTTCGCGACGCTACTGGTTCATCGTCGCGATCGGCGCGACGTTCACGCTCGCGCGCTTCAGCGAGGCGTTCCTCGTGCTGCGCGCGCAGCAGACCGGGATGGACATCGCGTGGGTGCCGTCGGTGATGGTCGTGATGAGCCTTGCGTATACGCTGTCCGCGTATCCGGTCGGCGTCATGTCGGACCGGCTCGACCGGCGCGCACTGCTCGCGATCGGCATGGCGCTGCTGATCGGCGCCGACCTGCTGCTCGGCGCGCGCGCCGATGCCGCGACGGTGCTGACCGGCGTCGCGGTGTGGGGGCTGCACATGGGGTTCACGCAGGGGATACTCGCGGCGATGGTCGCCGATACCGCGCCGGCCGAATGGCGCGGCACCGCGTTCGGGCTGTTCAATCTCGCGAGCGGGGTCGCGATGCTGCTCGCCAGCGCGATCGCCGGATGGATCTGGCAGCGCTTCGGCGCGCCGGCGATGTTCTTCACCGGCGCGGCGATCGTGGTCGCGCCGCTGGCGATGTGCGCGTTCGCGCCGGGGCGGCCGGAACGCTGA